From one Helicoverpa zea isolate HzStark_Cry1AcR chromosome 10, ilHelZeax1.1, whole genome shotgun sequence genomic stretch:
- the LOC124633981 gene encoding uncharacterized protein LOC124633981: MIGKSRRAKKGEACVCPTGKTCTACKNKKGVRVNPSLSDSDLPVPIRITTYKYSIPTTVQFLQKQKVRSNSEKPEPTESTKRGTTLCQWYRRRRALRELDKLTRLERKRLESLQLEKARRIREAEFLELLEQREKEIRYAEQQLQLTPKIDYSENKLKKQKKLPKTANLDSVGVSGYPNKRFKRRQKIKYTEAKPVLTSRKVATKPLKDPKDSFNERFGNFCYRVCCQCYCCVSFIIIIGILFMFLF, translated from the exons ATGATTGGTAAGAGTCGCCGGGCCAAGAAAGGTGAAGCATGCGTATGTCCCACAGGGAAGACATGCACGGCATGCAAAAACAAGAAAGGTGTACGCGTGAA TCCCAGCTTAAGTGACAGCGACTTGCCCGTACCAATAAGGATCACAACATACAAATACTCAATCCCTACTACTGTccagtttttacaaaaacaaaaagtcCGGAGCAACTCCGAAAAACCAGAACCTACAGAATCTACAAAGCGAGGCACAACACTCTGCCAGTGGTATAGAAGACGTAGGGCTCTAAGGGAACTTGATAAACTCACGAGGCTTGAACGAAAGAGGCTCGAATCTTTGCAGCTAGAGAAAGCTCGCCGTATAAGGGAAGCAGAGTTCTTGGAACTACTCGAGCAAAGAGAAAAGGAAATACGTTACGCCGAACAACAGCTCCAATTAACACCTAAGATTGATTACTCCGAAAATAAGCTGAAGAAACAGAAAAAATTGCCTAAAACCGCCAATCTGGACAGCGTAGGAGTTTCTGGTTACCCAAACAAGCGTTTTAAGAGACGTCAGAAAATTAAGTACACAGAAGCAAAGCCAGTTTTGACTTCCAGAAAGGTAGCCACAAAGCCACTAAAAGA CCCCAAGGATTCTTTCAATGAAAGATTCGGGAACTTCTGCTACCGCGTATGCTGTCAGTGCTACTGCTGCGTCTCATTCATTATCATAATTGGCATTCTTTTTATGTTCCTTTTCTAA